The following DNA comes from Rosa rugosa chromosome 5, drRosRugo1.1, whole genome shotgun sequence.
ATTTTACATTTCAACCTTTGTACTCAATTGGTCTCTATGGTACCGTTTAAATACCTGTTTATGTGAAGATGCACCAGAATGTCATAAAATGGCCTCTTATTTCGATTCATATGGATGTTAATTTTTCCCTTCAAAACTGCAGTGTTGGTTTTgttagaaatatatatatgcatagcTGCAGTGAACTGATTTTTGCATCCATGAATTGTTTCCCACATTATCACAGATTAcagaaagatttttttttttatagctacgccagtatttttttttttttttgctaattcCATATGAAGCACCTTTTGTCACTTTGTAGTAAACAACATATTtctaaaattgaaataaaatgGCTTTCAAGTGCTTATGATGGCAATTGATCTTGTCCCTTGGCCTACAAAGAAAAAACCCAGTTACCCAAGTGTTGGCCAAAATTTTGCACCCCAAAGTGGTTCAAATAATCATACATGTGATATGATGATCTAAATTACCTTATTCTCATTTAGGATGTGATATTGTTCAACCTTCAGTGAAGAGATCAGTTTCTAAGAATGAGGCTGCTGAATACAGTAGCCACTTTCCTAGAACAATAGCTATTTGTTTTCCATGAATATATGGTAGATGATACTCTTATTCAAATGGAATATATTATATAGGCGTTGGAAAGATGTGAGTATTGGCGATTATCGGATCAGAAGGGAAAACCTCCTGGGGTTGTTGGATGGTGGCCATCTCGTGCTGTTACCTTCATAGAGAATCACGATACTGGTTCTACTCAGGTTCGAACTTTCTATTTTAAATTTTCTGTTATGTAATAGCCAAGAAGGATACTGATCTGTTCCTCCACTTACCTACTCTGTGTACTAAACAAGCTTGTGCAATGTCCTTGTCTTTTGagttaaacaaaaaataaaaaggatttgATATTTATCCAGGCTGTACCTTTCAACACGATACTAATCCGATTGAGAAGAAATGCATTTCCTAAAGTGAATTACTCTCTTGCTAGGCAAACTTAAAGTTCATTGCCTGGGTTTTAAATCCAGGATTGGTTTTAAATCCAGGAGCCCTTCCTAGCTGGACGATATCTGTCTTTTTTACATTGTGGATAGACCACTATACAATTTAAGTTATCTCTTACCTCCTACCTACTTTCACACCTCACAGAGTCAGATGAATGGAGAGCAGAGACTGTTTTTGCGTATGTTTATAATGTTATTGCTCATTTGGATACAGTAAGATTACCATCAAGCTGCATAATTttactttcttctttccttttgaaGGGTCACTGGAGGTTTCCACATGACAAGGAAATTCAAGGATATGCATATACTCTGACTCATCCAGGAACACCTGCAGTCTTCTATGACCACATCTTCTCACACTACAAATCTGAAATTGCAGGTCTAATCTCTCTGAGAAACCGGAACACAATCAACTGTCGGAGCAGAGTAAGTATCAACGATAATATAATAAGCTTCATTTGTTGAGCAACATGAGATAGATGTTCCTATAGaaggttgattttaattttgacaCTCTATATTATAGGTTAAAATTACCAAAGCTGAAAGAGATGTGTATGCCGCTATCATTGATGAAAAAGTAGCAATGAAGATCGGACCAGGTCACTATGAACCCCCAAATGGGCTTAAAAAATGGTCCAAAAGCCTTGAGGGAAGAGACTACAAGGTCTGGGAAGCATCTTAAATTTTCCACTGGGAAGCATCTCATTATCTATGAGTATATAAAGTCGAATACAGGGAGATCAATAAGGTTGCCTAGATAGAATAATGTACTTTGTTGAAGCAAGAGGAAGGACTTGCCTGCGCTGTGCAATTGCGGCTAGTCGGCTAATGCCAAAGTGATGATGAATAATTGAGTATCAGGTTGGAAAGGCGGTTTGCCATCATTCAGATTGAGTCTATTACACGTTGTGGTGTATAATTCTACTCTACTTTCCACTGTTACCGTAGAATGAGTAAAATCAAATCATTATTTGTTAGTTATAAATGATgtaaattctatatatatatataggatttttctcaggtgcggacgtccgtaccaaaatttcggtacggatttcctgttttcgaccactttccggccacatttttacatcttaaccgttcagtttttaggtcctaatgtatagatcacctctgcaaaatttcagccaatttggtgatcgttaaggcatccaaaactgtaatttacacgaacggaccgaatctgtcgaaccggaaccgtacgtatttataatggtaaattgcagttttggatgccttaacgatcaccaaattggctgaaattttgtagaggtgatctatacattatgacctaaaaactgaacggttaagatgtgaaaatgtaaTCGGTAAGTGGGGGAAAACGagaaatccgtaccgtccgcactgtacggacgtccgcaccgtagtcggactgtatatatatatatatatatatatatatatatatatatatatatatatatatatacaggcccgtTCCAAAGTGGACGTCCGCACTATCGCTAAAGTGCAGACGTAGATCTTCTGCAGCGTTTCAGGCCGCGACGGCAGCTTGAATCGGGCCGGCCGGAGGCAacccagacctcttctgggcagcgatcgagaTCGGAGGAGATCaaggttgcaggtttctgggcagcgatcgagatcggaggagatcgaggttgcaggtttctgggcagcgacctcacctgcaactgcagtttctgggcagcgctgcaaccaCATCGCCGacgactccacccgactgcagaccggtccgtccgacccctagcctccgtccggcaagcgaCGCCTCGCCGTCGCGGCCTGAGCGGGGCtgcagcgtcgacgtccgcactttagggaaagtgcggacgtcgatctTCTGCAGCGTTTCAGGCCGCAACGGCGGCGTGAATCGggccggacggaggccggaggcatcccagacagcttctgggcagcgatcgaggtcggaggaggtcgaggttgcaggtttctggtgCAACGTTGCAACCACGTCGCCTATATATAAGGTCCTTCCATCAAGGGATTTCTATTTtaggtcttttatagggatagggcattagaccaacttttcgatcatatttcggcatctcaaccgttcagtttttaggtcctaatgtatagatcacttctgcaaatttcagccaaattggtgatcgttaaggtatcaaactagattaagtcaatggacaaaccaaatctgtcaaacctgaaccgttcatacttataatcttaaatcgctatttgaatgctttaatgataattaatttggctgaaattttgcaaaagtgatctacacatcaggatctaaaaactaaacggttgagatgccaaaatatgattgaaaagttggtctaatgccctatccctataaaagaccaaaaaagggatccctcatatatatatatatatatatatattaatgaaTTTATTGTAACATGAAGCACATTGTAAAATTTTCGCCTCAAAAGAGTGGGATTTTGATGAGTTGCAATACCCCCTCAAATTTTATCAGGAATTAGGCCAGACATTCTTTGTCTATATCAGTTAATTTTTGACTAGGACAAGAATATTTCAAAGGTGAGACTGGTTTTATCCGTCAACCATCTTCTGTAAGGTTGGTTCCCCACACTTCCCGCCATATCCATCTCTATCTTTCCCAAATGTTTTAAAACCTTGTGCTTAAAGGTAGGAGGCATCACTGGCTTGTTGGTTCAATCTATTGGTCTGGGTGGGCTAGATCTTACCTTGCTTCCAATAACGCCCTCGGCCTTCCATCTGAAGCCCCAAAAAGAAGAAATGTCACAGACAATGGCACTGAATAGACTCGGTTCAATCTTTCTCGTCTTATTTTTGTTGTTCTGTGTTGCTGTAATTGTCAACGCCGAAAATGATACTGCGGAAGATGAGTACTGGAAAGAACGAGCCGCTGTTGCTATGAAAATTGCCGAGGAATCTGTTCATCCAAATCCCCAGGAAGTTACCGAGGAGATCAATGCTGACGTACACGAGTACGTTCATGTCATTCTGCACTCCAAAATTAATAAAACTATTTTAATCGAGAACAAATATCACATGCATGTGGTTAATTTTAATTGATTGATATTATATGCATGTTTATAACAACATATGCATGCAGGCTTATCATGGGGCAAAATAGCACGAAAAGGAAATTGAGAGGTTCCAAGGGATACGACGGTCCCTGCGAGGCCACCAACCCAATCGACGCATGCTGGCGGTGTGACCCTGATTGGGCCGACAACCGCGAGAAGATCGTCGATTGCGTCAAGGGTTTCGGCAAAAAGACTACCGGCGGCAAGGGTGGGCCCATCTACATTGTCACTGATGACTCAGATGACGACATTGTGAACCCTAAACCAGGAACTCTCCGCGACGCAGTGATCCAGAAAGGTCCTCTATGGATCATCTTTGAGCATAGCATGGTGATTCGTCTGCAACAAGAGCTGATGGTATCAAGTGACAAGACCATCGATGGTAGAGGAGCCAACGTTGTGATTGCCTTTGGTGGTGGCATCACTCTTCAGTATGTGAAAAATATCATCATCACGAACATTCACGTTAAGGACATTGACTCCAAAGCCGGTGGTATGATCAGAGACTGCGTGGATCATTTTGGTTTTAGGACCAGGAGCGATGGCGATGGCATCTCCCTCTTCGGCGCTTCCAACGTCTGGATCGACCATGTTTCCATGGCGAGGTGCGACGACGGACTCATCGACGCTATCATGAGTTCCACTGCTATCACCATCTCCAACTCCCACTTCACTGACCACAACGAGGTATTTATCAACACTGATAGATGGATATCCAACATGTTATAGTAATAGGGGGAATAATTATATATCTAACATGTTATATTATCCAGGCAATGTTGTTCGGGGCAAGTAATAGCTACTCTCAAGACAAGATCATGCAAGTAACGGTCGCGTTCAACCACTTTGGGCAGGGATTGATTCAGAGAATGCCAAGGTGCCGATTTGGATTCTTCCACGTGGTGAACAATGACTACACCCATTGGATAATGTATGCTATTGGTGGTAACATGAACCCTACCATCATCAGCCAGGGTAACAGGTACATTGCTCCTGAAAGCCATGTCGCAAAAGAGGTATGCAGTTAATTCGTGTACTACTACATTCATCAAATTTGTTTGATAATAATGTTGTGCATTTTGTTCATCAAATTTGTTTGATAATAATGTAGTGCATTTTGATATGTGATCCACGCATTGTTTGATGAACAAATTTTGTGAATTGACATATATGATAAGTCATTAGTACCTGATTAACATATATGATAAGTCATTAGTACCTGATTAACAATGGACAAATTCtcgttaaattaactaggtgaCCAAGAGGGAGTACACAGACGAGTCGGAATGGAAGCACTGGAATTGGAGATCCGAGGGAGACTTGATGGTGAATGGAGCATATTTCGTTGAATCCGGGGACCCCAACGTTGCGAAATCAGAGAAGATAGAAATGTTGCCGTTCAAGCCCGGGACGTTGGCCTCAACCCTTACTAGATTTTCCGGCGCTCTAGAGTGCTGTGTTGGCCAACCATGCTAGTCATGCATACACAGATTAGGCTCTTCAATTTTGCATGGGCGAGTAGAAAAGTCTAATTGTGGATACACAGAAGAAGTGGATCGATGAGAAAGGAAGAGAAACATCCGAGGTAGCATGTGACGAGCATTAGAGGGAAGGAAGGAAACTATGATTTGCAGCTGCTCTGTATATACAtgtttttttggtttgtttagAAAGTAATtaagtaagaaaaaaaaatgtaggatTGGGACAAAGGGAAAATAAGAGATGGTCAGAAacgttttctgtttttttttttgtttttttttttaaatctaggttgatgatcgattttcattttgatgtaCTATTAAAAGCAGTAATAcactcattctcaaaaaaaaaaaagaagcagtaATACACTAGTACATGAAAGGAGaaacattttcttttcttgaataaaattagaaaattaGTTTTCTCCTCCTTATGCTTCTTACATATACTTCGTAAATAAAAGTATTATCAACGTACAAACATGAAAACGAAAATAACTAAGTTCTAAGAGTCTCATTGTGCaataatggaagaaaaataagttTAGGTAATGGTATAGGATGTGATCAATCTCAggtcaaaattttttttttttttaatcgaatgAGACTTTTTACATAAGCGAGTAGGCACAATCTTACGACTTACGAGGACCGAGTAATATTACTGTAAAGTTTTGTCGTGAGTAGGGAATCTAACCTTCTTTATTTCAGTTTTAGCCGGAGTATCATTTTTAGCCGTCATTACATAAATACTTCAATCTGTCTCCATGCCTGATATTCACTAGAATTAAGCAGTTTCCAACAAACAACAGCTATCTATATATGCACATAATGCATGTGTTTTAGTGTTCTAGACTTCTAGTGTTTGAGTGTTTTTGTGTGCCTTGAAATGTATCCTTTAGCACACATACACTAATCTACGTAACAGTAATTTGGAAAGCATCTATGATCTATATCACAAGGTTCGATTCCATAGTAGTTAACGCTATTGAAAGCAACTCCAAATTTAAATACCTATATACAACTGAGCGGGCCTGTACAACTGAGTATCAAAACATGATGAAGTATAAACTCTTAATTGGACGAAGAACCCGAAGCTGGAAGTAATGACTAAAGCACAAGACCACAAATAAAACTTGGCCTAATAGCCACAGAAAATACAAGTTCTTCATGCCTCCTCATCCCAGAAAACAAAAGCATAAAGCATTTTGGATATTAAAATCTAGGAGAAGCCAAACCTCACCTTTGTCTCCCATGAAAATATAACTTTGTCCACTTTGATCAGCCAAAAAATACACCAATCATTTCGGTCATGGCTTTTGTATATATTCAAGATGACTTTTGTCTATAGCTCACCAGATCAGACCCTGAAGTCGGCCTCTAGCTTTGTAACAGTGCACATAATTGTCTCAGTTTGGCATCGAAGTGATCGAACATGGGGAACAAAATAGGCATAAGAACAAGTAAAGGAACATGTATATAATACAAGCACATCTGTATTCTATTTTCCAACTACAAAAGCTAGCAGAAAAGTGAAAACCAATTGTCTTTTGTTGTTTGGTATTGACAGATGGATCAGCTGGCTAGTAGTGTGAAATCAGAACTCGTGACTAGCCCTAGTAAGCGTCCAATTTGCATGATCGAAGTCGATGCTTTGGTTAACAAGTGTGTCAAGAGAAGGAGGAGGGATTCATCCACGGCTGTTTCACCAACAGGTCATAATGTTGATCAACAACAGCAGACACAGCCTAACCATCCATCGAGTACTACCACTACCaccactactactactactgtCAAAAGAAGTTCCAGATTTCGCGGAGTCAGCAGGTTTGttacattg
Coding sequences within:
- the LOC133708988 gene encoding pectate lyase-like, with translation MSQTMALNRLGSIFLVLFLLFCVAVIVNAENDTAEDEYWKERAAVAMKIAEESVHPNPQEVTEEINADVHELIMGQNSTKRKLRGSKGYDGPCEATNPIDACWRCDPDWADNREKIVDCVKGFGKKTTGGKGGPIYIVTDDSDDDIVNPKPGTLRDAVIQKGPLWIIFEHSMVIRLQQELMVSSDKTIDGRGANVVIAFGGGITLQYVKNIIITNIHVKDIDSKAGGMIRDCVDHFGFRTRSDGDGISLFGASNVWIDHVSMARCDDGLIDAIMSSTAITISNSHFTDHNEAMLFGASNSYSQDKIMQVTVAFNHFGQGLIQRMPRCRFGFFHVVNNDYTHWIMYAIGGNMNPTIISQGNRYIAPESHVAKEVTKREYTDESEWKHWNWRSEGDLMVNGAYFVESGDPNVAKSEKIEMLPFKPGTLASTLTRFSGALECCVGQPC